In Hirundo rustica isolate bHirRus1 chromosome 4, bHirRus1.pri.v3, whole genome shotgun sequence, a genomic segment contains:
- the SSTR3 gene encoding somatostatin receptor type 3 has translation MDTSAFSLPTPAVLEEGNASSSWAGFTTPNSSSTVSPGVVVSGVLIPVVYLIVCVVGLAGNSLVIYVVLRHSVSESVTNVYILNLALADELFMLGLPFLAAQNALSYWPFGSFMCRLVMAVDAINQFTSIFCLTVMSVDRYLAVVHPGKSSKWRTARVAKAVSVTVWVLSSIVVLPVVVFSDVPLGMSTCHIQWPEPASVWRAGFIVYTATLGFFGPLLVICLCYLLIVVKVRSSGRRVRALSSKHKLSERRVTRMVVTVVAVFVLCWLPFYVLNIINVVCPLPEEPSLFGVYFLVVVLPYANSCANPIIYGFLSYRFKQGFRRAIFRPSRRVQSQEVPACPPEKIDDEREEGEISKITQNGNDRQECPLSSGEGKSNEQKPLPEEPAGCEKRNKLHVSYL, from the coding sequence ATGGACACTTCTGCTTTTAGCCTCCCCACACCGGCAGTGTTGGAGGAGGGGAACGCCTCCAGTAGCTGGGCAGGCTTCACTACCCCCAACAGCTCCTCCACCGTCAGCCCTGGTGTAGTTGTCAGCGGTGTCCTCATCCCCGTGGTCTACCTCATTGTCTGTGTGGTGGGGTTGGCCGGGAATTCCCTGGTCATTTATGTGGTCCTGCGGCATTCCGTGAGCGAGTCGGTGACCAACGTGTACATCTTGAACCTGGCCCTGGCTGATGAGCTCTTCATGCTGGGCCTGCCCTTCCTGGCTGCGCAAAATGCCCTGTCCTACTGGCCGTTTGGTTCCTTCATGTGCCGCCTGGTGATGGCCGTGGATGCCATCAACCAGTTCACCAGCATCTTCTGCCTGACGGTGATGAGCGTTGACCGCTACCTGGCCGTGGTCCACCCAGGGAAGTCTTCCAAATGGAGAACAGCACGGGTGGCCAAGGCCGTGAGTGTAACCGTGTGGGTGCTGTCTTCCATAGTGGTGCTGCCCGTGGTTGTCTTCTCAGATGTCCCTTTAGGGATGAGTACATGCCACATCCAGTGGCCTGAGCCTGCCTCGGTGTGGAGAGCTGGCTTCATCGTCTACACTGCTACCCTAGGCTTCTTTGGACCACTGCTGGTGATTTGTCTCTGCTATCTCCTGATTGTTGTGAAGGTTCGCTCCTCTGGCAGGCGGGTGAGGGCTCTGTCCTCCAAGCACAAGCTTTCAGAGCGCAGAGTGACCCGCATGGTGGTGACTGTGGTGGCTGTCTTCGTCCTTTGCTGGCTTCCCTTCTACGTCCTCAACATAATCAACGTTGTCTGCCCGCTGCCAGAGGAACCATCCCTCTTTGGAGTTTACTTCCTTGTGGTGGTGCTGCCATATGCCAACAGCTGCGCTAATCCCATCATCTATGGCTTCCTCTCCTACCGCTTCAAGCAGGGCTTCCGCAGGGCCATCTTCAGGCCGTCCCGCCGAGTCCAGAGCCAGGAGGTGCCAGCATGTCCCCCAGAGAAGATTGATGATGAAAGGGAAGAGGGTGAGATCAGCAAGATCACCCAGAATGGAAATGACAGGCAGGAGTGCCCTCTAAgcagtggagaaggaaaaagcaatgAGCAAAAACCACTCCCTGAGGAGCCTGCGGGATGCGAAAAGAGGAACAAGTTGCATGTCAGTTATTTATGA
- the C1QTNF6 gene encoding complement C1q tumor necrosis factor-related protein 6, with amino-acid sequence MDITYLRTSLTFLFLPLVFGAPADEPNLTEPGPGACKRCCDSLDSSTDTPPVPPSHHHFPYPVPEVRPYINITILKGEKGDRGEPGMPGKWGKEGPRGERGAQGQKGSKGQMGTAGDPCKHQYAAFSVGRKKALHSSEGFQVLIFDTVFVNLYSHFDMFNGKFYCSVGGLYYFSLNVHTWNFKETYMHIMHNEEEAVILYAQPSDRSIMQSQSLMLELQENDEIWVRLYKRERENAIYSDDVDVYITFSGYLVKPSIE; translated from the exons ATGGACATAACCTACCTGCGCACCTCCCTgaccttcctttttctccctcttgtGTTTGGGGCACCTGCTGATGAACCTAACCTCACAGAACCAGGCCCTGGTGCTTGCAAGCGCTGCTGTGACTCACTGGACTCTTCCACAGATACCCCACCAGTCCCTCCCAGCCACCACCACTTTCCCTACCCAGTGCCAGAGGTCCGTCCTTATATCAACATCACCATTCTGAAGG GAGAGAAAGGAGACCGGGGAGAGCCTGGGATGCCAGGGAAATGGGGCAAAGAAGGACCACGAGGTGAACGGGGTGCCCAGGGCCAGAAAGGCAGTAAAGGACagatgggcacagctggagacCCCTGCAAGCATCAGTACGCTGCATTCTCCGTCGGTCGCAAGAAAGCTCTGCACAGCAGCGAGGGCTTCCAGGTCTTGATCTTTGACACCGTCTTCGTCAACCTCTACAGCCACTTCGACATGTTCAACGGCAAGTTCTACTGCTCAGTGGGCGGACTTTACTATTTCAGCCTCAATGTCCACACCTGGAACTTCAAGGAGACCTACATGCACATCATGCACAACGAAGAGGAGGCGGTCATCCTGTATGCCCAACCCAGCGACCGCAGCATCATGCAGAGCCAGAGCCTCATGCTGGAGCTCCAGGAAAATGATGAGATCTGGGTGAGGCTCTACAAACGAGAGCGGGAGAATGCCATTTACAGTGATGATGTTGATGTGTACATCACCTTCAGCGGGTACTTGGTCAAGCCCAGCATTGAATAA